The following is a genomic window from Sedimenticola thiotaurini.
CTGTCGGGTCATATCCTTCCGGCAGCGAGTGGGCAATTCCTTTATGACAATCGATACAGGTGTAGCCTTTCTCGATCGCTTCGTCATGGGAGTCGGCGCTTCGCTCCTCCTGACGACTGAAGTCCATGGAATCAAAGTTGTGACAATTCCGGCACTCCCGGGAGTCGGTCGCCTGCATGGTGTTCCAGACATTCTGCGCCAGTTCCATGCGCTTGGCCTCGAACTTTTCAGGTGTATCGATAGTACCCATCAGCTTGTGATAGAGCTCGTTACTCGCCTTGACCTTGCGCACCACTTTGTGGACCCAGTCTTTTGGCACGTGGCAGTCGGGGCAGGTCGCACGTACACCGGTGCGGTTGCTGAAGTGTATCGTGTCCTGCAACTCCTGATAGACATTCTCTTCCATCTCATGGCAAGAAATACAAAACTGTTCCGTGTTGGTTGCCTCCATGGCGGTATTGAATCCACCCCAGAGGATAATGCCCAGGAAAACACCCGTCACCAACAGTCCCCAAACGCCACGCTTAGTACCCTTAGTCATCTCTACGACCCCACACTGTTCTCTACTATAGTTGCCCGGAACACCCCAACTCCGTCCGTTTGAATCGGGATAACCTCAATATCCGGCATTTATTGTTATTTCGCGCCTTCAAACTGATTGTTAACAATCGGGTCAGCATTCAGCTGAGGTGCATGGCACTGGTTACAGAAATAACGGCGGGAGGAGACTGTATCCAGCACCTTTCCGTCCCGGCTCACATAGTGTGAATCACCTGCCTTGGGTGCCTTTTTCTGTTTATAAGTCTTCTCTGAATGGCATTTCATACAGGTGTTTATTTTCAGATTGATCTTCTCCTTATCGATCTTGTGCGGAATCATTGGTGGCTGGATTTTGTAGCTTCGATCTACACCGCCCTGACTGATCACCTGTTTGCGCATCGGATATTTATCTGCCCCATCAGTCAAATCACTATCGCCTCGCAACGAAGTGACACCGGCAATGGCACTACCGTTAAACATGAGTGTCATCAGGGTAACCATCAGGGTTACGATTACTTTTTTCATGTCAATCTCCATAAAACTTAAAATGATGATATCCAGCTGCCTGACAGCTCAGGTATTGTCTGTATGAACAGCAGCTCCTGTGCAGTCGTCAGCCTGTCTCACGGATGCGTTCTCTATCGTGTTGTAAAAACGGGTACCAAACTGAAATACATCTTTCCCACACACATCAATACAGCGGCCACAATTTGTGCAGTTAGCAGAGAGTATGACCGGCCCTGTTCCTTTATCCACACCTTGCAAGGCGGGTTTAATCACCTGACTCTCCGGACAGATCACGAAGCAATCCATGCAGTCATCACAGCTTTCCCTTCTGGCAGCAACCACCCTGATTACACTGCCAATACCCAGCAGGCCGTAAAATGCACCCACGGGACAGAGTCTTCCGCACCAACCATTCTTGGTTATGAACAGATCAAACAGGAACACTCCCACAATCAGAACCCACGCCATGCCGATACCGAACACGATGCCGCGAAACAGCATCGACACCGGATTGAACAACTCCCACACCAGTGACCCGGTGATCAGCGGCAGGATCAGCGTCAGTAGCAACATCCAGTAGCGTGTCGATCGGGCCAGCGGGGACGCGGACCTGATGCCAAGCTTCCGACGTAACCAGGCAGCCCCATCTGTCACTATGTTTACCGGACAGACCCAGGAGCAGTAGACCCTTCCCCCCACCAGCAGATAGAAAGCGATCACGATGATTGCCCCAACCACGGCGGACAACTCGGGCGACACGCCGGAAAGTACCGACTGCAACAGGACATGAGGGTCTGTCAGCGGTAGGGTATCCAGCGTCACACTGGCCGCCAGGTTCCCTTTGACTATCCACAGGCCGACCAGGGGGCCAACCAGAAACAGACCCAGCACAGACAACTGACTGATCCGCCGGAGAATCAACCACCGGTGGGCCTTAATCCAGCCCTTGCTGGTGATGGCGTCTGCACCCACGACACTTTTTTCAGCCATCATTGATCCTCCAGTCCCTGATTCAGTCGTTTCAGCGGATCTGAAGGAAACGGTTCTGGTTGCTGATCCGCCGGTTCCACAATCAGACCTCGGCCCTGCAGGTCATAACGCACCCCTTCCGGCAGGTTGTATTGATGTTTTACATCCGGCGTTACCAGTGACTGTCCCGCTTTCTCTTTCTCTTCCCAACCGAGTCGATAATGTCCACCGATCTCCCCTTTCGCCAGATGAATCGGGAACACTTTGATAGCCGCCTCTTCCAGAATGCAGGCTTTCTCACAGAGGCCACAGCCGGTACAGGCAGCGGAATGCACCACGGGCAGAAACCGCGCATGTTTACCCGAACGCGTGTTGTGCTCGTACTCCAGTGAGATCGCCTTGCCCCGGATCGGACAAACATTGAAACAGACTTCACAGCGCAGCCCCTGAAAGGCGATACAGGTCTCCTGATCGACCAGTACAGCAAGACCCATGCGGGCATCAGTGATATCAGTCAACCCATGATCCAGTGCATTGGTCGGGCAAGCTGCCACACAGGGGATATCCTCACACATCTCGCAGGGATCCGTCCGGGCGTAAAAGTACGGGGTGCCGGCCGCCACGTCCCCGCCAAGCTGTCCGAGCGAGAGCATGTCATAGGGACAGTCCCGCACGCACAATCCACAGCGGATACAGGCCCCGAGAAACGCCTCCTCCGGAAGCGCACCCGGTGGCCTGATAGCCATCGCCGGTAACGATTCCGCCTGCTTCGCATAAAAGCCGAGCCCCATACCAATCAGACCGACCCCGCAGGCAGTTTTGAGTGTTTGATTCAAAAACTGCCGGCGGTCTATGCCTTTGCTTGTACCCCTACCTGAATCTGACATCTCGTTGCCACTCTGCTATCGATCTGGTAACCACAACTTCAGTTTGATGGTCCGACCGGTTCCTGATGGCCGGACCTTCAAACCGCCGTTACACCTTGACGATCTTCACCGCACACTTCTTGTAGTCGGTCTCCTTGGAGAGCGGGTCCGTCGCATCCAGGGTTAACTTGTTGACCAGTCGGGTGGCATCAAACCAGGGGATAAATACCAGACCCTCCGGCGGGCGGTTCCGTCCCCGGGTCTCCACCCGTGCCACTATTTCTCCGCGACGGGTCTGTAACTTGGCCATCTGGCCATCCCGCAGCCGTCGCTTCTTGGCATCTTTCTTATGCATGAACACCACGGCATCAGGCACCGCACGATGCAGTTCCGGGACCCGCTGGGTCATGGAGCCGGAGTGCCAGTGCTCCAGTACCCGCCCGGTGCACAGCCAGAGATCGAATTCATCATCCGGACTCTCTGCGGCCGGCTCGTAAGGCGCGGTGATAATGTTGGCTCTGCCGTCCGGCTTACCGTAGAACCTGACACCCTCACCCTTCGCAACATGGGGGTCGTAACCTTCACGGAAGCGCCACAGGGTCTCCTTACCGTTCACCACCGGCCAGCGGATTCCGCGCGCTTTGTGATAGTCATCAAACGGGGCCATCTCATGGCCTTTCTTGATAATATTGTCGGCCGAGTTGAACATCCGGTACTCTTCAAAAAGCCCCTTCTGGGGATAGAATCCGAAGTGCGCCATTTCGTCATTTTCGTAGACGTTACCCTGACTATCCCGCACTTCCTGAAC
Proteins encoded in this region:
- the napH gene encoding quinol dehydrogenase ferredoxin subunit NapH, which encodes MMAEKSVVGADAITSKGWIKAHRWLILRRISQLSVLGLFLVGPLVGLWIVKGNLAASVTLDTLPLTDPHVLLQSVLSGVSPELSAVVGAIIVIAFYLLVGGRVYCSWVCPVNIVTDGAAWLRRKLGIRSASPLARSTRYWMLLLTLILPLITGSLVWELFNPVSMLFRGIVFGIGMAWVLIVGVFLFDLFITKNGWCGRLCPVGAFYGLLGIGSVIRVVAARRESCDDCMDCFVICPESQVIKPALQGVDKGTGPVILSANCTNCGRCIDVCGKDVFQFGTRFYNTIENASVRQADDCTGAAVHTDNT
- the napG gene encoding ferredoxin-type protein NapG, with translation MNQTLKTACGVGLIGMGLGFYAKQAESLPAMAIRPPGALPEEAFLGACIRCGLCVRDCPYDMLSLGQLGGDVAAGTPYFYARTDPCEMCEDIPCVAACPTNALDHGLTDITDARMGLAVLVDQETCIAFQGLRCEVCFNVCPIRGKAISLEYEHNTRSGKHARFLPVVHSAACTGCGLCEKACILEEAAIKVFPIHLAKGEIGGHYRLGWEEKEKAGQSLVTPDVKHQYNLPEGVRYDLQGRGLIVEPADQQPEPFPSDPLKRLNQGLEDQ
- a CDS encoding nitrate reductase cytochrome c-type subunit, which produces MKKVIVTLMVTLMTLMFNGSAIAGVTSLRGDSDLTDGADKYPMRKQVISQGGVDRSYKIQPPMIPHKIDKEKINLKINTCMKCHSEKTYKQKKAPKAGDSHYVSRDGKVLDTVSSRRYFCNQCHAPQLNADPIVNNQFEGAK
- a CDS encoding NapC/NirT family cytochrome c produces the protein MTKGTKRGVWGLLVTGVFLGIILWGGFNTAMEATNTEQFCISCHEMEENVYQELQDTIHFSNRTGVRATCPDCHVPKDWVHKVVRKVKASNELYHKLMGTIDTPEKFEAKRMELAQNVWNTMQATDSRECRNCHNFDSMDFSRQEERSADSHDEAIEKGYTCIDCHKGIAHSLPEGYDPTEDIPGEG